A stretch of the Lactuca sativa cultivar Salinas chromosome 9, Lsat_Salinas_v11, whole genome shotgun sequence genome encodes the following:
- the LOC111878226 gene encoding autophagy-related protein 8C-like, with product MFFNCLKSAESNQSADMAKCSFKLEHPLEKRKSEFSRIREKYPDRVSLRHFVIVEKAKKSDIPDIDKNKYLVPADLTIGQFVYVVPDGF from the exons ATGTTTTTCAATTGTTTGAAATCTGCAGAAAGCAATCAGAGTGCAGATATGGCTAAATGCTCGTTCAAGCTTGAACACCCATTGG AGAAGAGGAAATCGGAATTCTCTCGCATCAGAGAGAAGTATCCAGATAGAGTTTCATTAAGACATTTT gtgatTGTTGAGAAAGCTAAAAAATCTGACATTCCTGACATAGACAAAAATAA ATATCTAGTTCCAGCTGATTTGACTATTGGTCAATTTGTGTATGTtgttcctgatgggttttga